In Fusarium verticillioides 7600 chromosome 4, whole genome shotgun sequence, the following proteins share a genomic window:
- a CDS encoding MFS transporter, SIT family, siderophore-iron:H+ symporter, protein MSSPPEKSPDNDHGHEVPPSAADAVRDITSPGVQRIKAMSEVITLADRIFIFFGVFLIAYAYGLDGTVRYAYQPSALNSFQEHSLQSSVNTLRAVIAAAAQPTAGKIADVFGRVELICVSVFFYTIGTVIEAVAQNLDTYSAGAVIYQIGYTMILLLVEVIIGDITSVRSRLFFSYIPALPFIINTWVSGDVAEAVLGATTWRWGIGMWCIIYPVCSLPLIISLLVVGHRAKKAGHLVGYRSSFQQLGFNKLTLELFWLLDIVGVILLIAVFALLLVPLTIAGGFESKWSDPQVVAPLVIGFVCIPVFVVWELRAPHPLVPFQHMKDRSVWAPMGIACMLNFAWYMQGDYLYTVLQVSFNFSIKAATRVQSLYSFASVITGTILGLIVYKVRRFKVFIVSGTCLFLVAFGLLIRYRGNPSSDNKSGVIGAQILLGIAGGMFPYPAQASLQAYVTHERLAVMTGLYLALYQVGSAFGNAVSGAIWTQVLPVRLAQSFSSFGNETLAVYAYSQPLSAIIDFPVGSPERDAMIDAYKHVQRLLTITGICLCVPLIAFSLCLRNPKLTDQQNLVEDEKPGAATERSSASA, encoded by the coding sequence ATGTCCTCCCCCCCAGAGAAATCTCCCGACAACGACCACGGCCATGAAGTCCCCCCTTCAGCCGCCGACGCCGTCCGGGACATCACATCCCCCGGTGTCCAGCGCATCAAGGCCATGTCTGAAGTAATCACCCTCGCCGAccgcatcttcatcttcttcggcgtcttcctcatcgcctACGCCTACGGCCTCGACGGCACCGTGCGCTACGCCTACCAGCCCTCTGCGCTCAACAGCTTCCAGGAACACTCGCTCCAATCTTCCGTGAACACCCTCCGCGCCGTCATTGCAGCAGCTGCGCAGCCCACGGCTGGAAAGATCGCTGATGTGTTTGGTCGCGTGGAACTTATTTGTGTCTCTGTGTTCTTTTATACCATTGGAACTGTCATTGAGGCTGTGGCGCAGAATCTGGATACGTACTCTGCTGGTGCGGTTATTTACCAGATTGGATATACCATGATTCTTTTGCTTGTGGAGGTCATCATTGGAGATATCACGTCTGTGCGATCGCGTTTGTTCTTCAGCTACATCCCCGCTCTgcccttcatcatcaacacatgGGTCAGCGGCGATGTCGCAGAAGCCGTCCTTGGAGCTACAACCTGGCGATGGGGAATCGGCATGTGGTGCATCATCTACCCCGTCTGCTCTCTccccctcatcatcagccttcTCGTCGTTGGCCACCGCGCCAAGAAGGCCGGTCATCTCGTCGGCTACCGCTCTTCGTTCCAGCAGCTCGGTTTCAACAAACTCACCCTCGagctcttttggcttctcgACATAGTCGGCGTAatcctcctcatcgccgtCTTCGCCCTGCTCCTCGTCCCTCTCACCATCGCTGGAGGTTTCGAGAGCAAGTGGTCAGACCCTCAGGTCGTAGCCCCCCTCGTCATCGGCTTCGTCTGCATTCCCGTCTTCGTCGTGTGGGAGCTCCGCGCTCCTCATCCCCTTGTGCCCTTCCAACACATGAAGGACCGCTCCGTCTGGGCACCCATGGGAATCGCATGCATGCTCAACTTTGCATGGTACATGCAGGGCGACTACCTCTACACCGTTCTGCAGGTatccttcaacttcagcatCAAGGCCGCTACACGTGTCCAGTCCCTCTACTCCTTCGCAAGTGTTATCACCGGCACAATTCTCGGTCTTATCGTGTACAAGGTGCGCCGCTTCAAGGTCTTCATCGTATCAGGAACgtgtctcttcctcgtcgcATTCGGTCTCCTCATCCGATACCGCGGCAACCCCAGCTCCGACAACAAATCCGGCGTCATCGGCGCGCAGATCCTCCTCGGTATCGCGGGCGGTATGTTTCCCTACCCCGCGCAGGCCTCGCTCCAGGCCTACGTTACCCACGAGCGACTCGCCGTCATGACGGGTCTGTACCTCGCGCTGTACCAGGTCGGCTCGGCCTTTGGAAATGCCGTCTCCGGCGCCATCTGGACCCAGGTTCTCCCCGTGCGACTTGCAcagagcttctccagcttcgGAAACGAGACCCTCGCTGTGTACGCCTACTCTCAGCCTCTGTCTGCCATTATCGACTTCCCTGTTGGTTCGCCCGAGCGCgatgccatgattgatgCGTACAAGCACGTTCAGCGCCTGCTTACCATCACTGGTATCTGTCTTTGTGTTCCTCTTATCGCGTTCTCGCTGTGCTTGCGTAACCCCAAGCTCACCGATCAGCAGAActtggttgaggatgagaagcctgGTGCTGCTACTGAGCGCTCCTCCGCGTCTGCTTAG
- a CDS encoding AGC/AKT protein kinase gives MSWKLTKKLKETHLGQSLSPFSRSPSTSTITEKEKDGQASGAVTPTTESAIAASEAMTQAPVVKPPKPGILVVTLHEGQGFSLPEQHRSAFASSHQGSMSSSNALGMSGSVRPGSSQRVAGSFVNGSNRPHSSAGGFNGIPTNHGRISGKYMPYALLDFDKVQVFVNSVDGNPENPLWAGGNTQYKFDVSRVTELVIHLYMRNPNAPPGSGRSQDIFLGVVRINPRFEERQQYVEDPKASKKDREKAAAEHAARNGHQGAEWVDVQYGTGRIKVGVEYVETRAGKLKIEDFELLKVVGKGSFGKVMQVRKKDTNRIYALKTIRKAHIISRSEVAHTLAERSVLAQINNPFIVPLKFSFQSPEKLYFVLAFVNGGELFHHLQKEHRFDVNRSRFYTAELLCALECLHGFSVIYRDLKPENILLDYQGHIALCDFGLCKLDMKDEDRTNTFCGTPEYLAPELLMGQGYNKTVDWWTLGVLLYEMLTGLPPFYDENTNEMYRKILSEPLHFSDVVPPAAKDLLTKLLNRNPEERLGANGSAEIKAHPFFHAIDWRKLLQRKYEPTFKPSVADALDTANFDPEFTSEAPQDSYVEGPMLSQTMQNQFQGFSYNRPIAGLGDAGGSVKDPSFVGSLTDNR, from the exons atgtcTTGGAAGCTTACCAAGA AGTTAAAGGAAACCCATCTGGGTCAATCCTTGAGCCCTTTCTCTCGATCCCCCTCTACTTCAACCATCAccgaaaaggaaaaggatggCCAGGCTAGCGGCGCTGTTACGCCTACAACGGAAAGTGCCATAG CTGCCTCTGAGGCCATGACACAGGCACCTGTTGTTAAGCCTCCGAAGCCCGGTATCCTCGTTGTCACCCTCCACGAAGGTCAAggcttttctcttcctgAGCAGCACCGAAGTGCTTTTGCCTCGTCGCACCAAGGATCGATGTCTTCGTCCAACGCCCTTGGAATGTCTGGCTCTGTTCGACCAGGATCTTCACAACGTGTCGCCGGATCATTTGTTAACGGCAGTAACCGACCGCACTCTTCAGCAGGCGGCTTTAACGGCATTCCCACCAACCACGGTCGAATTTCTGGAAAGTACATGCCATACGCCCTCCTCGATTTCGACAAGGTCCAGGTCTTTGTCAATTCGGTCGATGGAAACCCCGAGAACCCTTTGTGGGCCGGTGGAAACACCCAGTACAAGTTCGATGTGTCAAGAGTGACGGAGCTCGTCATCCACCTGTACATGCGCAACCCGAATGCGCCACCCGGATCTGGACGAAGCCAGGATATCTTCCTCGGTGTTGTCCGCATCAACCCCCGATTCGAAGAGAGACAGCAATACGTGGAGGACCCCAAGGCCAGCAAGAAGGACCgcgagaaggctgctgctgagcacGCAGCGCGCAATGGTCACCAAGGTGCCGAGTGGGTCGACGTGCAATATGGAACAGGCAGAATCAAGGTTGGTGTCGAGTATGTCGAGACTCGAGCAGGtaagctcaagattgaggacTTTGAACTACTCAAGGTCGTCGGCAAGGGCAGTTTCGGCAAGGTCATGCAGGTACGCAAGAAGGACACGAACCGAATCTACgctctcaagaccatccGAAAGGCGCACATTATCTCGCGATCCGAAGTCGCCCATACACTCGCCGAGCGATCTGTGCTGGCACAGATCAATAACCCTTTTATCGTACCTCTCAAGTTCAGTTTCCAGTCACCGGAGAAGCTTTACTTTGTTCTCGCCTTTGTCAACGGAGGCGAGCTGTTCCACCACTTGCAAAAGGAGCACCGATTTGACGTCAACCGATCCCGCTTTTACACTGCTGAGCTTCTGTGCGCCCTGGAATGTCTGCACGGCTTCAGCGTCATTTACAGAGATCTCAAGCCCGAGAACATTCTTCTGGATTACCAAGGCCATATCGCTCTTTGCGACTTTGGTCTTTGCAAGCTTGATATGAAGGATGAGGACCGTACCAACACATTTTGTGGTACACCCGAGTACCTCGCCCCAGAGCTGTTGATGGGTCAAGGTTACAACAAGACAGTCGATTGGTGGActcttggtgttttgctgTATGAGATGTTGACAGGTCTGCCACCTTTCTACGACGAGAACACCAACGAGATGTACCGCAAGATTCTATCAGAGCCTCTTCACTTCTCTGATGTGGTTCCCCCAGCTGCCAAGGatctcctcaccaagctttTGAACCGCAACCCTGAGGAGCGACTTGGTGCCAATGGATCAGCTGAGATTAAGGCGCATCCTTTCTTCCATGCTATTGACTGGAGGAAGCTTCTACAGCGCAAGTACGAGCCTACATTCAAGCCCAGTGTG GCTGACGCTCTGGATACTGCCAACTTTGACCCCGAATTCACATCCGAAGCCCCTCAAGATTCCTACGTCGAGGGCCCCATGCTCTCTCAAACCATGCAAAACCAATTCCAAGGATTCAGCTACAACCGTCCGATCGCTGGACTCGGAGATGCAGGCGGCAGTGTCAAGGATCCATCGTTCGTCGGTAGTTTGACAGATAACCGATAG
- a CDS encoding murein transglycosylase: MKFFTAFSALLAVASATPTTSPSKTLDKRATTWCDAFGSLQTEGYTVYHNNWGSGQATSGSQCTTFNSVKNKSFSWSTKWSWAGGNIHVKSYSNVALENINKKVSAIKSIPTKWTWRYSGTNMVSDVSYDLWLAPSVGAANKYEIMIWVGTYGGAGPISDSGSTPLATLTINGAQWKLFRGPNGDTTVYSFVATKNQGNFEGDLLPFLTYLTKSQGVPSSYVATSFQAGTEPFVGSNCVFSTSAYSLSVN, from the exons ATGAAGTTCTTTACTGCTTTCTCTGCCCTTTTGGCTGTGGCTTCAGCTACACCTACTACTTCACCctccaagacccttgatAAACGAGCTACCACCTGGTGTGATGCTTTCGGGTCCCTCCAAACTGAAGGATATACCGTTTACCACAACAACTGGGGCAGCGGCCAGGCTACCTCTGGTTCTCAGTGCACTACCTTCAACTCCGTCAAGAACAAGTCCTTCTCGTGGTCTACCAAATGGAGCTGGGCCGGTGGAAACATCCACGTCAAGAGCTACTCCAACGTTGCGctcgagaacatcaacaagaaagTCTCAGCCATCAAGTCCATTCCTACAAAGTGGACATGGCGCTACAGCGGAACCAACATGGTTTCCGATGTGTCTTACGACCTGTGGCTTGCTCCCTCTGTTGGCGCTGCTAACAAGTACGAGATCATGATCTGGGTTGGAACCTACGGCGGTGCTGGACCTATCTCCGACTCTGGCTCTACGCCCCTTGCGACGCTGACTATTAACGGTGCGCAGTGGAAGCTGTTCCGTGGACCTAATGGCGATACTACCGTTTACTCTTTCGTTGCCACCAAGAACCAGGGCAACTTTGAGGgcgatcttcttcctttccttaCGTACCTTACCAAGAGCCAGGGTGTTCCTAGCAGCTATGTTGCTACTAGCTTCCAGGCTGGTACTGAGCCTTTCGTCG GTTCCAACTGTGTCTTTTCTACCTCTGCCTACAGCCTCTCTGTCAACTAA
- a CDS encoding glucose-6-phosphate isomerase: protein MAPANTLPAWSDLQAHRDSVGKSFVLKEAFASDPQRFDRFTRTFTSDGVSSEILFDFSKNFLTDETLDLLIKLAEQAGVEKKRDAMFAGEKINFTEGRAVYHTALRNVSGWDMKVDGVDVMNTKGGVNEVLEHMKEFSEQVRSGEWKGYTGKKLTTIINIGIGGSDLGPVMVTEALKHYGADDMTLHFVSNIDGTHIAEALKNSDPETTLFLIASKTFTTAETTTNANTAKKWFLEKTDNKGDIAKHFVALSTNEEEVTKFGIDSKNMFGFESWVGGRYSVWSAIGLSIALYVGFDNFHKFLSGAHAMDKHFRETPLKDNIPLLGGLLSVWYSDFFQAQTHLVAPFDQYLHRFPAYLQQLSMESNGKTITSDGSSAKYTTGKWITSCMKPS, encoded by the exons ATGGCCCCCGCAAACACTCTCCCCGCCTGGTCTGACCTCCAGGCCCATCGCGACAGCGTCGGCAAGTCCTTCGTCCTCAAGGAGGCATTCGCTTCCGACCCCCAGAGATTCGACCGCTTCACCCGAACCTTTACCTCCGACGGCGTGTCCTCCGAGATCCtcttcgacttctccaagaacttcCTCACAGATGAGACCCTCGacctcctcatcaagctcgccgagcaggctggcgttgagaagaagcgcGATGCCATGTTTGCcggcgagaagatcaacttCACCGAGGGTCGCGCCGTGTACCACACTGCTCTGCGAAATGTCAGCGGTTGGGATATGAAGGTTGACGGTGTTGATGTCATGAACACAAAGGGTGGTGTCAATGAGGTTCTTGAGCACATGAAGGAGTTTTCTGAGCAGGTTCGAAGTGGAGAGTGGAAGGGATATactggcaagaagctcacaaccatcatcaacattggtaTTGGTGGTTCTGATCT CGGCCCTGTCATGGTCACCGAAGCTCTCAAGCACTACGGCGCTGACGACATGACTCTTCACTTTGTCTCCAACATTGACGGAACTCACATCGCCGAGGCCCTCAAGAACTCTGATCCCGAGAccaccctcttcctcatcgcctcCAAGACCTTCACCACCGCagagaccaccaccaacgccaacacagccaagaagTGGTTCCTCGAAAAGACCGACAACAAGGGCGATATCGCCAAGCACTTTGTTGCTCTTTCCACcaacgaggaggaggtcaCCAAGTTTGGCATCGACAGCAAGAACATGTTTGGCTTTGAGAGCTGGGTCGGTGGTCGATACTCTGTCTGGAGTGCCATTGGTCTGAGCATTGCTCTCTACGTTGGCTTCGACAACTTCCACAAGTTCCTTAGCGGTGCTCATGCCATGGATAAGCACTTCCGCGAGACTCctctcaaggacaacattcctcttcttggtggTCTCTTGAGTGTCTGGTACTCTGACTTTTTCCAGGCTCAGACTCACCTTGTTGCTCC CTTCGACCAATACCTCCACCGATTCCCTGCCTACCTCCAGCAGCTCTCCATGGAGTCCAACGGAAAGACCATCACCTCTGATGGATCTTCTGCCAAGTACACCACTGGTAAGTGGATAACCTCGTGCATGAAACCCAGCTAA
- a CDS encoding glucose-6-phosphate isomerase codes for MAPANTLPAWSDLQAHRDSVGKSFVLKEAFASDPQRFDRFTRTFTSDGVSSEILFDFSKNFLTDETLDLLIKLAEQAGVEKKRDAMFAGEKINFTEGRAVYHTALRNVSGWDMKVDGVDVMNTKGGVNEVLEHMKEFSEQVRSGEWKGYTGKKLTTIINIGIGGSDLGPVMVTEALKHYGADDMTLHFVSNIDGTHIAEALKNSDPETTLFLIASKTFTTAETTTNANTAKKWFLEKTDNKGDIAKHFVALSTNEEEVTKFGIDSKNMFGFESWVGGRYSVWSAIGLSIALYVGFDNFHKFLSGAHAMDKHFRETPLKDNIPLLGGLLSVWYSDFFQAQTHLVAPFDQYLHRFPAYLQQLSMESNGKTITSDGSSAKYTTGPILFGEPCTNAQHSFFQLVHQGTKLIPTDFILAAKSHNPVSDNLHQKMLASNYFAQAEALMVGKTDDQVRAEGTPEELVPHKRFLGNRPTTSILVGGAIGPAELGALIVYYEHLTFTEGAIWDINSFDQWGVELGKVLAKKILKELDEAGNGEGHDASTGGLIGAFKKYGN; via the exons ATGGCCCCCGCAAACACTCTCCCCGCCTGGTCTGACCTCCAGGCCCATCGCGACAGCGTCGGCAAGTCCTTCGTCCTCAAGGAGGCATTCGCTTCCGACCCCCAGAGATTCGACCGCTTCACCCGAACCTTTACCTCCGACGGCGTGTCCTCCGAGATCCtcttcgacttctccaagaacttcCTCACAGATGAGACCCTCGacctcctcatcaagctcgccgagcaggctggcgttgagaagaagcgcGATGCCATGTTTGCcggcgagaagatcaacttCACCGAGGGTCGCGCCGTGTACCACACTGCTCTGCGAAATGTCAGCGGTTGGGATATGAAGGTTGACGGTGTTGATGTCATGAACACAAAGGGTGGTGTCAATGAGGTTCTTGAGCACATGAAGGAGTTTTCTGAGCAGGTTCGAAGTGGAGAGTGGAAGGGATATactggcaagaagctcacaaccatcatcaacattggtaTTGGTGGTTCTGATCT CGGCCCTGTCATGGTCACCGAAGCTCTCAAGCACTACGGCGCTGACGACATGACTCTTCACTTTGTCTCCAACATTGACGGAACTCACATCGCCGAGGCCCTCAAGAACTCTGATCCCGAGAccaccctcttcctcatcgcctcCAAGACCTTCACCACCGCagagaccaccaccaacgccaacacagccaagaagTGGTTCCTCGAAAAGACCGACAACAAGGGCGATATCGCCAAGCACTTTGTTGCTCTTTCCACcaacgaggaggaggtcaCCAAGTTTGGCATCGACAGCAAGAACATGTTTGGCTTTGAGAGCTGGGTCGGTGGTCGATACTCTGTCTGGAGTGCCATTGGTCTGAGCATTGCTCTCTACGTTGGCTTCGACAACTTCCACAAGTTCCTTAGCGGTGCTCATGCCATGGATAAGCACTTCCGCGAGACTCctctcaaggacaacattcctcttcttggtggTCTCTTGAGTGTCTGGTACTCTGACTTTTTCCAGGCTCAGACTCACCTTGTTGCTCC CTTCGACCAATACCTCCACCGATTCCCTGCCTACCTCCAGCAGCTCTCCATGGAGTCCAACGGAAAGACCATCACCTCTGATGGATCTTCTGCCAAGTACACCACTG GCCCCATTCTCTTCGGCGAGCCCTGCACCAATGCTCAGCactccttcttccagctcGTCCACCAAGGCACCAAGCTGATCCCCACCgacttcatcctcgctgCCAAGTCCCACAACCCTGTCAGCGACAACCTCCACCAGAAGATGCTAGCCTCCAACTACTTCGCCCAGGCTGAGGCTCTCATGGTCGGCAAGACAGACGATCAGGTCCGTGCCGAGGGTACACCCGAGGAGCTTGTCCCTCACAAGCGCTTCCTTGGAAACCGACCCACGACGTCCATCCTTGTCGGCGGCGCCATTGGTCCCGCCGAGCTGGGTGCCCTGATCGTGTACTACGAGCACCTCACTTTCACCGAGGGTGCTATCTGGGACATCAACAGCTTTGACCAGTGGGGTGTTGAGCTGGGCAAGGtcctggccaagaagattcttaaggagcttgatgaggcggGCAACGGTGAGGGACACGATGCTTCTACTGGTGGACTGATTGGAGCGTTCAAGAAGTATGGTAACTAA
- a CDS encoding mannitol-1-phosphate 5-dehydrogenase gives MGKTAVHFGAGNIGRGFVACFLHNSGYDVVFADVNDSIVNQLNNTPSYRVIEVGSEATVENTITNYKAINSRTHEEDLIETIRTAEIVTCSVGPNILKFIAPVIAKGIDRRSTEESPLHVIACENAIGATDTLAEHIKNNTDASRLEDHHLRARYANSAIDRIVPAQDPDAGLDVTLEKFFEWVVDRTPFEDVGIPDIKGINWVDNLEPFIERKLFTVNTGHATAAYHGYNRRKRTVYDALQDKDIMAEVRGALMETKNLIVSKHAIDEEAQAAYVEKIIKRIGNPHLEDAVERVGRAPLRKLSRKERFIGPAAELAENDQPIKYLLDAIEMAFRFQDVPDDEESKQLAEIMSENGPEDVVKQVCGIQDNEKIFPQLVSVVQRVQADSAEE, from the exons ATGGGCAAGACTGCTGTTCACTTTGGCGCTGGCAATATCG GCCGTGGCTTTGTTGCCTGCTTCCTTCACAACTCTGGCTACGATGTCGTCTTCGCTGATGTCAACGACTCAATCGTCAACCAACTCAACAACACTCCCTCATACCGCGTCATCGAAGTCGGCTCTGAAGCTACCGTCGAGAACACCATCACAAATTACAAGGCCATCAACTCGAGGACACACGAGGAGGACCTGATTGAGACCATCCGCACAGCTGAGATCGTCACCTGCTCAGTCGGTcccaacatcctcaagtTTATCGCCCCTGTCATCGCCAAGGGTATTGACCGCCGATCAACAGAAGAGTCTCCCCTGCATGTCATTGCCTGCGAGAACGCCATCGGTGCCACTGATACCCTTGCCGAGcacatcaagaacaacactGATGCCTCTCGTCTTGAGGACCACCACCTCCGCGCCCGATACGCCAACTCTGCTATTGACAGAATCGTTCCCGCTCAGGACCCCGATGCTGGTCTTGACGTGACACTCGAGAAGTTCTTTGAGTGGGTCGTTGACCGCACTCCCtttgaggatgttggcaTTCCCGAcatcaagggcatcaacTGGGTTGACAACCTTGAGCCCTTCATTGAGCGCAAGCTCTTCACTGTCAACACTGGCCACGCCACCGCTGCCTACCACGGTTACAACCGAAGAAAGCGCACTGTCTACGATGCTCTCCAGGACAAggacatcatggctgaggtTCGCGGTGCACTtatggagaccaagaaccTGATCGTCTCCAAGCACGCTATTGACGAGGAGGCCCAGGCCGCTTAcgtcgagaagatcatcaagcgAATTGGCAACCCCCATCTTGAGGATGCCGTCGAGCGCGTTGGCCGTGCTCCCCTCCGAAAGCTTTCTCGCAAGGAGCGATTCATCggccctgctgctgagctcgCTGAGAACGATCAGCCCATCAAGTACCTCCTCGACGCTATCGAGATGGCCTTCCGCTTCCAGGATGTCCCCGATGACGAGGAGTCCAAGCAGCTCGCTGAGATCATGTCCGAGAACGGCCCCGAGGACGTTGTCAAGCAGGTCTGCGGCATTCAggacaacgagaagatcttcCCTCAATTGGTCAGCGTTGTGCAGCGCGTCCAGGCCGACAGTGCTGAGGAATAA
- a CDS encoding AGC/AKT protein kinase, translating to MTQAPVVKPPKPGILVVTLHEGQGFSLPEQHRSAFASSHQGSMSSSNALGMSGSVRPGSSQRVAGSFVNGSNRPHSSAGGFNGIPTNHGRISGKYMPYALLDFDKVQVFVNSVDGNPENPLWAGGNTQYKFDVSRVTELVIHLYMRNPNAPPGSGRSQDIFLGVVRINPRFEERQQYVEDPKASKKDREKAAAEHAARNGHQGAEWVDVQYGTGRIKVGVEYVETRAGKLKIEDFELLKVVGKGSFGKVMQVRKKDTNRIYALKTIRKAHIISRSEVAHTLAERSVLAQINNPFIVPLKFSFQSPEKLYFVLAFVNGGELFHHLQKEHRFDVNRSRFYTAELLCALECLHGFSVIYRDLKPENILLDYQGHIALCDFGLCKLDMKDEDRTNTFCGTPEYLAPELLMGQGYNKTVDWWTLGVLLYEMLTGLPPFYDENTNEMYRKILSEPLHFSDVVPPAAKDLLTKLLNRNPEERLGANGSAEIKAHPFFHAIDWRKLLQRKYEPTFKPSVADALDTANFDPEFTSEAPQDSYVEGPMLSQTMQNQFQGFSYNRPIAGLGDAGGSVKDPSFVGSLTDNR from the exons ATGACACAGGCACCTGTTGTTAAGCCTCCGAAGCCCGGTATCCTCGTTGTCACCCTCCACGAAGGTCAAggcttttctcttcctgAGCAGCACCGAAGTGCTTTTGCCTCGTCGCACCAAGGATCGATGTCTTCGTCCAACGCCCTTGGAATGTCTGGCTCTGTTCGACCAGGATCTTCACAACGTGTCGCCGGATCATTTGTTAACGGCAGTAACCGACCGCACTCTTCAGCAGGCGGCTTTAACGGCATTCCCACCAACCACGGTCGAATTTCTGGAAAGTACATGCCATACGCCCTCCTCGATTTCGACAAGGTCCAGGTCTTTGTCAATTCGGTCGATGGAAACCCCGAGAACCCTTTGTGGGCCGGTGGAAACACCCAGTACAAGTTCGATGTGTCAAGAGTGACGGAGCTCGTCATCCACCTGTACATGCGCAACCCGAATGCGCCACCCGGATCTGGACGAAGCCAGGATATCTTCCTCGGTGTTGTCCGCATCAACCCCCGATTCGAAGAGAGACAGCAATACGTGGAGGACCCCAAGGCCAGCAAGAAGGACCgcgagaaggctgctgctgagcacGCAGCGCGCAATGGTCACCAAGGTGCCGAGTGGGTCGACGTGCAATATGGAACAGGCAGAATCAAGGTTGGTGTCGAGTATGTCGAGACTCGAGCAGGtaagctcaagattgaggacTTTGAACTACTCAAGGTCGTCGGCAAGGGCAGTTTCGGCAAGGTCATGCAGGTACGCAAGAAGGACACGAACCGAATCTACgctctcaagaccatccGAAAGGCGCACATTATCTCGCGATCCGAAGTCGCCCATACACTCGCCGAGCGATCTGTGCTGGCACAGATCAATAACCCTTTTATCGTACCTCTCAAGTTCAGTTTCCAGTCACCGGAGAAGCTTTACTTTGTTCTCGCCTTTGTCAACGGAGGCGAGCTGTTCCACCACTTGCAAAAGGAGCACCGATTTGACGTCAACCGATCCCGCTTTTACACTGCTGAGCTTCTGTGCGCCCTGGAATGTCTGCACGGCTTCAGCGTCATTTACAGAGATCTCAAGCCCGAGAACATTCTTCTGGATTACCAAGGCCATATCGCTCTTTGCGACTTTGGTCTTTGCAAGCTTGATATGAAGGATGAGGACCGTACCAACACATTTTGTGGTACACCCGAGTACCTCGCCCCAGAGCTGTTGATGGGTCAAGGTTACAACAAGACAGTCGATTGGTGGActcttggtgttttgctgTATGAGATGTTGACAGGTCTGCCACCTTTCTACGACGAGAACACCAACGAGATGTACCGCAAGATTCTATCAGAGCCTCTTCACTTCTCTGATGTGGTTCCCCCAGCTGCCAAGGatctcctcaccaagctttTGAACCGCAACCCTGAGGAGCGACTTGGTGCCAATGGATCAGCTGAGATTAAGGCGCATCCTTTCTTCCATGCTATTGACTGGAGGAAGCTTCTACAGCGCAAGTACGAGCCTACATTCAAGCCCAGTGTG GCTGACGCTCTGGATACTGCCAACTTTGACCCCGAATTCACATCCGAAGCCCCTCAAGATTCCTACGTCGAGGGCCCCATGCTCTCTCAAACCATGCAAAACCAATTCCAAGGATTCAGCTACAACCGTCCGATCGCTGGACTCGGAGATGCAGGCGGCAGTGTCAAGGATCCATCGTTCGTCGGTAGTTTGACAGATAACCGATAG